One stretch of Amycolatopsis tolypomycina DNA includes these proteins:
- a CDS encoding endo-1,4-beta-xylanase, producing MGIAAWQAPAASAAPASVPLQYTTNRYVGSAVAAAYLASETDYRAVLTREFDNVTPENEMKWGTIEAVRGQYDWSGADAIVQYAQKHHKTVRGHTLVWHSQLPDWVGALPADELRRVLRDHVTTEVKRYKGKIRAWDVVNEIFNEDGTWRDTVFHQKLGEGFVADVFRWAHAADPRAKLYINDYNIEGINPKSDAVYNLVKTLRKQGVPIDGVGIQGHLSIQYGFPGQYRENLARFAKIGVETAVTEADVRIPTPPDAAKLATQASYFGQLWDGCHAVRKCVEFTTWGFTDRHSWVPDVFPGEGAACLFDENLRPKPAYFALNPRPDRGAVPVR from the coding sequence ATGGGTATTGCCGCGTGGCAGGCGCCGGCCGCTTCGGCGGCACCGGCTTCGGTGCCGCTGCAATACACCACGAACCGGTACGTCGGCAGCGCGGTGGCCGCGGCCTATCTGGCCTCGGAAACCGATTACCGGGCGGTGCTGACCCGGGAATTCGACAATGTGACCCCCGAGAACGAGATGAAGTGGGGCACGATCGAAGCGGTCCGTGGCCAGTACGACTGGTCCGGCGCGGACGCCATCGTCCAGTACGCGCAGAAGCACCACAAGACCGTCCGCGGCCACACGCTGGTCTGGCACTCCCAGCTCCCGGACTGGGTCGGCGCGCTGCCCGCCGACGAGCTGCGCCGGGTCCTGCGCGACCACGTCACCACGGAAGTCAAGCGGTACAAGGGAAAGATCCGCGCCTGGGACGTCGTTAACGAGATCTTCAACGAGGACGGCACCTGGCGTGACACGGTCTTCCACCAGAAGCTCGGGGAGGGCTTCGTCGCCGACGTCTTCCGCTGGGCACACGCCGCCGACCCGCGCGCGAAGCTCTACATCAACGACTACAACATCGAAGGGATCAACCCGAAGAGCGACGCGGTGTACAACCTGGTGAAGACGCTGCGGAAGCAGGGCGTGCCGATCGACGGCGTCGGCATCCAGGGCCACCTGTCGATCCAGTACGGCTTCCCCGGCCAGTACCGCGAGAACCTGGCCCGCTTCGCCAAGATCGGCGTGGAGACCGCGGTCACCGAGGCCGACGTCCGGATCCCGACCCCGCCCGACGCGGCCAAGCTCGCCACCCAGGCCAGCTACTTCGGCCAGTTGTGGGACGGCTGCCACGCGGTCCGCAAGTGCGTCGAGTTCACCACCTGGGGCTTCACCGACCGGCACTCGTGGGTCCCGGACGTCTTCCCCGGTGAAGGCGCGGCCTGCCTGTTCGACGAGAACCTGCGCCCGAAGCCGGCGTACTTCGCCCTCAACCCCCGACCGGACCGGGGTGCAGTCCCCGTGCGGTGA
- a CDS encoding carbohydrate ABC transporter permease, with amino-acid sequence MRSGKFGLSMGYLAAIVVVGVTVVPLLFVALGGFRTNAQLNTDPAGLPGPWVFDNYASVLGSSAFWTFLGNSALIAVIATALAVGFGSMAGYALSRYHFKGREAFYTLFTLGLLFPLGVATLPLYLWLRQLGLLESFWGVAIPEAAFSLPVTIVILRPFMHAIPGELEDAAVLDGTTRLGFFWRILLPLSAPALTTVAVLAFVTSWNAYLLPLLVFNDSGNFTLPLGVAMFQSQFSQDTARVLAFTALSAIPALAFFVLAERRIVGGLTGSVKG; translated from the coding sequence ATGCGCTCGGGCAAGTTCGGCCTGTCGATGGGCTACCTCGCGGCGATCGTGGTGGTCGGCGTGACCGTCGTGCCGCTGCTGTTCGTGGCGCTCGGCGGGTTCCGCACCAACGCGCAGCTCAACACCGACCCGGCCGGGCTGCCGGGGCCGTGGGTGTTCGACAACTACGCCTCGGTGCTCGGGTCGAGTGCGTTCTGGACGTTCCTCGGCAACAGCGCGCTGATCGCGGTGATCGCCACGGCACTCGCCGTCGGGTTCGGCTCGATGGCCGGGTATGCGCTTTCGCGGTACCACTTCAAGGGCCGGGAGGCGTTCTACACGCTCTTCACGCTCGGCCTGCTGTTCCCGCTGGGTGTGGCGACGCTGCCGCTGTACCTGTGGCTGCGCCAGCTGGGACTGCTCGAAAGCTTCTGGGGCGTGGCGATCCCGGAGGCGGCGTTCTCGCTGCCGGTGACCATCGTGATCCTGCGGCCGTTCATGCACGCCATCCCGGGCGAGCTCGAGGACGCGGCCGTGCTCGACGGCACCACCCGGCTCGGGTTCTTCTGGCGGATCCTGCTGCCGCTGTCGGCGCCCGCGCTGACCACGGTGGCCGTGCTGGCCTTCGTCACCAGCTGGAACGCCTACCTGCTGCCGCTGCTGGTGTTCAACGACTCCGGGAACTTCACGCTCCCGCTCGGCGTCGCGATGTTCCAGTCCCAGTTCTCCCAGGACACCGCGCGGGTGCTCGCGTTCACCGCCCTGTCGGCGATCCCGGCGCTCGCGTTCTTCGTGCTCGCCGAACGGCGCATCGTCGGCGGGCTGACCGGATCCGTGAAGGGCTGA
- a CDS encoding LacI family DNA-binding transcriptional regulator has protein sequence MQPSSRVTIRDVAARAGVSVATVSKVINERYGVSAATLARVRAVIEELGYEASLVAQSLRNHRTNVIGILVADLEPFSTELLKGAADAIRGSGFELVVYSAGGRTGDPAGWEKRYLSRLSGTLVDGAVLVTPAVSLEAVPGTPVVAVDPHTGPSHLPTIDSDNLRGAQLATEHLLDLGHRRIAFLTGRPDLQSAELRKTGYLRALTAAGITPDDALIRNGAYDPEVSAASAHALLTGPDRPTAVFAANDISAIATVAAARELGLRVPDDLSVVGFDNVPESALCSPPLTTVDQPIREMGHRAIRMLIALINGDDVERTHVTLDTGLVVRHSTRALP, from the coding sequence ATGCAGCCCAGTTCCAGGGTGACCATCCGTGACGTCGCCGCTCGGGCCGGCGTCTCGGTGGCCACGGTTTCGAAGGTGATCAACGAGCGCTACGGCGTCTCCGCCGCAACGCTCGCGCGGGTCCGCGCCGTGATCGAAGAGCTCGGTTACGAGGCGAGCCTCGTGGCGCAGAGCCTGAGAAACCACCGGACGAACGTCATCGGCATCCTGGTCGCCGACCTCGAACCGTTCTCGACCGAGCTGCTCAAGGGCGCCGCGGATGCCATCCGCGGCAGCGGTTTCGAACTCGTCGTCTACTCCGCGGGCGGGCGCACCGGCGACCCGGCGGGCTGGGAAAAGCGTTACCTGTCCCGGTTGAGCGGCACCCTCGTCGACGGCGCCGTGCTGGTCACCCCCGCCGTCTCCCTGGAAGCCGTGCCGGGCACGCCGGTCGTCGCCGTCGACCCGCACACCGGGCCGTCGCACCTGCCCACGATCGACTCCGACAACCTGCGCGGCGCGCAGCTGGCCACCGAACACCTCCTCGACCTGGGGCACCGGCGGATCGCGTTCCTGACCGGCCGGCCCGACCTGCAGTCGGCCGAACTGCGGAAAACGGGGTACCTGCGGGCGTTGACCGCCGCGGGCATCACCCCGGACGACGCCCTGATCCGCAACGGCGCCTACGACCCGGAGGTCTCCGCGGCCTCGGCCCACGCCCTGCTGACCGGGCCGGACCGGCCGACGGCGGTGTTCGCCGCCAACGACATCTCGGCCATCGCGACCGTGGCCGCGGCCCGCGAGCTCGGGCTGCGCGTGCCCGACGACCTTTCCGTGGTGGGCTTCGACAACGTGCCCGAGTCGGCGCTCTGCAGCCCGCCACTGACCACAGTGGACCAGCCGATCCGCGAGATGGGGCACCGGGCGATCCGGATGCTCATCGCGCTGATCAACGGCGACGACGTCGAGCGGACGCACGTCACGCTCGACACCGGCCTGGTGGTGCGGCACTCCACCCGCGCCCTCCCCTGA
- a CDS encoding polysaccharide deacetylase family protein, producing MDTVALTFDDGPYPETTPALLAALGGTRATFFLWGEHAAAHPDLVRAIAAAGHAIGNHTWTHPHLTTLADPAARDQEVRRTQDLLTRLTGIRPALFRPPYGDTDASVAATLAAHELTEVLWTVDTRDWAGCSADEIVAAAAAAQPGGVVLMHEGRPATVDAVPRILAALTARGLHPGPVGG from the coding sequence ATGGACACCGTCGCGCTGACCTTCGACGACGGCCCGTACCCCGAGACGACGCCGGCCCTGCTGGCCGCGCTCGGCGGCACGCGGGCGACGTTCTTCCTGTGGGGCGAGCACGCCGCGGCCCACCCGGACCTGGTCCGGGCGATCGCCGCGGCCGGGCACGCGATCGGCAACCACACGTGGACGCACCCGCACCTGACCACGCTGGCCGACCCCGCTGCCCGCGACCAGGAGGTCCGGCGCACGCAGGACCTCCTGACCCGGCTGACCGGCATCCGCCCGGCGTTGTTCCGGCCGCCCTACGGCGACACGGACGCCTCGGTCGCGGCGACCCTGGCCGCGCACGAGCTCACCGAGGTGCTGTGGACCGTCGACACCCGCGACTGGGCGGGCTGTTCCGCCGACGAGATCGTCGCCGCGGCCGCGGCCGCGCAGCCGGGCGGCGTCGTGCTGATGCACGAAGGCCGCCCGGCCACGGTGGACGCGGTGCCCCGCATCCTCGCCGCACTCACCGCACGGGGACTGCACCCCGGTCCGGTCGGGGGTTGA
- a CDS encoding glycosyl hydrolase 115 family protein — translation MPSEVHRRTFLQLLALAGAGSVALPGLAEAGTGFPLASRGKAATIVVGSGDFPGVRRVVGDLAADIERVTGVRPAVSFDVVPARGPVVLVGTLGHSPLVDDLVAAGKLDVTGIAGKWETSLSQVVDGRLVLTGSDQRGVIYGVYEVSRRIGVSPWYWWADVPPRRQAELHLPGERFSLGTPHVKYRGFFINDENPALGTWAPAYFGPGKAPGFPNGFNHLFFAKVFETMLRLRANYLWPAVWGRAFAEDDPLNHATAKEYGIVMGTSHEAPMMRGIEEWNRHAVPAVRDAAGNITTPGHDPYGGTGEWSFRRNGEAIKAYWTDGIRRMVREDFEGVVTLGMRGNGDVGLPDGDGIELMREIIATEREILARELSTDVPQVWTLYKEVQRYWAKGLRPPDDVIVVFTDDNWGNIRKMPDLSLPPHPGGYGLYYHFDYVGGGRNYKWVDTALLANTWEQLHQAYAYGNDRLWVANVGDMKGNELPLQFFLDYAWDPAALPAERLSTWERAFAAENFGAALAAEIAGVLHDYGRLQSRRKPELLNRRITVDAAGTITYDDQMTPFSLVNYRELDRVTDEWQDLSARALKISARLPAAYRDAFYELVLYATQATANLYALRRAEFTNLLYVTQGRASANALAAVTEARFADDLALAAKYNTGIAGGKWNGFQTQPHIDYGDVERYGPNAPWQQPEKDNVALPDVIFPAVRRVDLPAAAALGVAIDGSADAWPGAAGRPVLPEFSPYQSAPPQYIDVFNRGRTPFRCTVSPGAPWVQVEPRGGRVTEELRMTVRIDWNRAPKGTTTVPITVSGAGSSVVVDAVVRKPAGPVRGFVEAGGYVSMEAEHRSATVGAADVGWRRIADIGRTGAGMTPFPVTAASRAPGAGPRLEYRMTLFTTGPVTVWAYLSPRSNVLAGDGLRYAVSFDDAEPQVVNITKATGADDTAMNRQWERTTSDNVNLTSTRHTIAAAGLHVLKFWMVDPAVIVQKLVVDTGGLRASYLGPPESMRWPW, via the coding sequence GTGCCGTCCGAGGTCCACCGCCGTACCTTCCTCCAATTGCTCGCCCTGGCCGGCGCCGGTTCCGTGGCCCTCCCGGGCCTCGCCGAAGCCGGCACCGGGTTCCCGTTGGCGTCGCGGGGAAAGGCCGCGACGATCGTGGTCGGCTCGGGTGACTTCCCCGGCGTCCGACGGGTCGTGGGCGACCTGGCCGCCGACATCGAGCGCGTCACGGGCGTGCGGCCCGCGGTGTCGTTCGACGTCGTGCCCGCGCGGGGCCCGGTGGTGCTGGTCGGCACCCTCGGCCACAGCCCGCTGGTCGACGACCTCGTCGCGGCCGGGAAGCTCGACGTCACCGGGATCGCCGGGAAGTGGGAGACGTCGCTGAGCCAGGTCGTCGACGGCCGGCTGGTGCTCACCGGCAGTGACCAGCGCGGCGTGATCTACGGCGTCTACGAGGTGTCCCGGCGCATCGGCGTCTCGCCCTGGTACTGGTGGGCGGACGTGCCGCCGCGGCGCCAGGCGGAGCTGCACCTGCCGGGGGAGCGGTTCAGCCTCGGCACCCCGCACGTGAAGTACCGCGGGTTCTTCATCAACGACGAGAACCCGGCGCTCGGCACCTGGGCGCCCGCGTACTTCGGGCCCGGCAAGGCGCCGGGCTTCCCCAACGGCTTCAACCACCTGTTCTTCGCCAAGGTCTTCGAGACCATGCTGCGGCTGCGGGCCAACTACCTCTGGCCGGCGGTGTGGGGGCGCGCGTTCGCCGAGGACGACCCGCTCAACCACGCCACCGCCAAGGAGTACGGCATCGTCATGGGCACCTCGCACGAGGCGCCGATGATGCGCGGCATCGAGGAGTGGAACCGGCACGCGGTGCCCGCGGTCCGCGACGCGGCCGGGAACATCACGACCCCGGGCCACGACCCGTACGGCGGCACGGGGGAGTGGAGCTTCCGGCGCAACGGCGAGGCGATCAAGGCCTACTGGACCGACGGGATCCGCCGGATGGTCCGCGAGGACTTCGAAGGCGTCGTCACGCTCGGCATGCGCGGCAACGGCGACGTCGGCCTGCCCGACGGCGACGGCATCGAGCTGATGCGGGAGATCATCGCGACCGAGCGGGAGATCCTGGCGCGCGAGCTTTCGACGGACGTCCCGCAGGTGTGGACGCTCTACAAGGAAGTCCAGCGGTACTGGGCGAAGGGCCTGCGCCCGCCGGACGACGTCATCGTCGTGTTCACCGACGACAACTGGGGCAACATCCGCAAGATGCCCGACCTGTCCCTGCCGCCGCACCCGGGCGGCTACGGGCTCTACTACCACTTCGACTACGTCGGCGGCGGGCGCAACTACAAGTGGGTCGACACCGCGCTGCTGGCGAACACGTGGGAGCAGCTGCACCAGGCCTACGCCTACGGCAACGACCGCCTGTGGGTGGCGAACGTCGGCGACATGAAGGGCAACGAGCTGCCGCTGCAGTTCTTCCTCGACTACGCCTGGGATCCCGCCGCGCTGCCGGCCGAGCGACTGTCCACATGGGAACGTGCGTTCGCCGCGGAGAACTTCGGCGCGGCGTTGGCGGCGGAGATCGCCGGGGTGCTGCACGACTACGGGCGGCTGCAGTCCCGCCGCAAGCCGGAGCTGCTCAACCGCCGGATCACCGTGGACGCCGCCGGCACGATCACCTACGACGACCAGATGACGCCGTTCAGCCTGGTCAACTACCGCGAGCTGGACCGGGTCACCGACGAGTGGCAGGACCTCTCGGCACGGGCGCTGAAGATCTCCGCCCGGTTGCCCGCGGCCTACCGGGACGCGTTCTACGAGCTGGTGCTGTACGCGACCCAGGCGACGGCGAACCTGTACGCCCTGCGGCGTGCGGAGTTCACGAACCTGCTGTACGTGACGCAGGGCCGGGCCTCGGCGAACGCGCTGGCCGCCGTCACCGAGGCCCGCTTCGCCGACGACCTGGCGCTGGCGGCGAAGTACAACACCGGCATCGCGGGCGGGAAGTGGAACGGGTTCCAGACCCAGCCCCACATCGACTACGGCGACGTCGAACGCTACGGGCCGAACGCACCGTGGCAGCAGCCGGAGAAGGACAACGTGGCGCTGCCGGACGTGATCTTCCCGGCGGTCCGCCGGGTCGACCTGCCGGCCGCGGCCGCGCTGGGGGTCGCGATCGACGGCTCGGCGGACGCGTGGCCCGGCGCCGCGGGCCGGCCGGTGCTGCCGGAGTTCAGCCCGTACCAGAGCGCGCCACCGCAGTACATCGACGTCTTCAACCGCGGCCGGACCCCGTTCCGCTGCACCGTTTCGCCGGGTGCGCCGTGGGTGCAGGTCGAGCCGCGCGGCGGCCGGGTCACCGAGGAGCTGCGGATGACCGTCCGGATCGACTGGAACCGGGCCCCGAAGGGCACCACGACCGTGCCGATCACGGTGTCGGGCGCGGGGAGCTCGGTCGTGGTGGACGCCGTGGTGCGCAAGCCGGCGGGGCCGGTCCGCGGGTTCGTCGAGGCCGGCGGGTACGTGTCGATGGAGGCCGAGCACCGCAGCGCCACCGTCGGCGCGGCGGACGTCGGCTGGCGGCGCATCGCGGACATCGGACGAACCGGCGCGGGGATGACCCCGTTCCCGGTGACGGCGGCGAGCCGCGCACCGGGAGCGGGGCCGCGCCTGGAGTACCGGATGACGCTCTTCACGACCGGACCGGTGACGGTGTGGGCGTACCTGTCCCCGCGCAGCAACGTGCTCGCGGGCGACGGCCTGCGGTACGCGGTCTCGTTCGACGACGCGGAACCGCAGGTCGTGAACATCACGAAGGCGACCGGGGCGGACGACACGGCCATGAACCGGCAGTGGGAACGGACCACTTCGGACAACGTGAACCTGACGTCGACGCGCCACACGATCGCGGCGGCGGGCCTGCACGTGCTGAAGTTCTGGATGGTGGACCCGGCGGTGATCGTGCAGAAACTGGTGGTCGACACGGGTGGGCTGCGGGCGAGCTACCTGGGGCCGCCGGAAAGCATGCGGTGGCCGTGGTGA
- a CDS encoding extracellular solute-binding protein, giving the protein MFVNRRITALAALAAAVPLALAACSGGSEAPAQPSGPVTLTWWHNGTTDPIKTVWEKVVADYQKAHPDVTIKAQPLQNEDFSTKVPLALQSAEPPDIYQSWGAGDLASQITSGKVADITGDTKDWIEQATGKFGEKWQVDGKQYGVPFTQHFVGFWYRKDLFQQAGITTPPKTMDELNAAVAALKAKGIAPISVGGKDRWPDAFYYNYFAIRECSTAVLQQSVKAVKLEDPCWTRAGQDLKNFLATEPFQTGFAGTPAQQGAGSSAGLVANGKAAMELQGDWEPGTMSSLTEDKDLESKIGWFPFPTVAGGQGDPAAVLGGGDGYACTTRASKACTAFLQYLVSEPVQTELSAKGTGLPVNAVAAKALKTDVLRQVYDYGTKAPYLQMYFDRAFPTAVGAALNDAVANMFAGQGTPEGIVTAVNQAAAGNK; this is encoded by the coding sequence ATGTTTGTGAACCGCCGGATCACCGCCCTCGCCGCTCTCGCGGCCGCAGTCCCGCTCGCGCTCGCTGCGTGCAGCGGGGGCAGCGAAGCCCCCGCGCAGCCGAGCGGCCCGGTCACCTTGACCTGGTGGCACAACGGCACCACCGATCCGATCAAGACGGTCTGGGAGAAGGTCGTCGCCGACTACCAGAAGGCGCACCCCGACGTCACGATCAAGGCCCAGCCGCTGCAGAACGAGGACTTCAGCACCAAGGTCCCGCTCGCCCTGCAGTCGGCCGAGCCGCCGGACATCTACCAGTCCTGGGGTGCGGGCGACCTGGCCTCGCAGATCACCTCGGGCAAGGTCGCCGACATCACCGGGGACACCAAGGACTGGATCGAACAGGCCACCGGCAAGTTCGGCGAGAAGTGGCAGGTCGACGGCAAGCAGTACGGCGTGCCGTTCACGCAGCACTTCGTCGGCTTCTGGTACCGCAAGGACCTGTTCCAGCAGGCGGGGATCACCACCCCGCCGAAGACCATGGACGAGCTGAACGCCGCCGTCGCGGCGCTGAAGGCCAAGGGCATCGCGCCGATCTCGGTCGGCGGCAAGGACCGCTGGCCCGATGCCTTCTACTACAACTACTTCGCCATCCGCGAGTGCTCGACCGCGGTGCTCCAGCAGTCGGTGAAGGCGGTCAAGCTCGAAGACCCGTGCTGGACGAGGGCCGGGCAGGACCTGAAGAACTTCCTGGCCACCGAACCGTTCCAGACCGGGTTCGCCGGCACGCCCGCCCAGCAGGGCGCGGGCAGCTCCGCCGGCCTCGTCGCCAACGGCAAGGCCGCGATGGAACTGCAGGGCGACTGGGAACCCGGCACGATGTCGTCGCTGACCGAGGACAAGGACCTCGAGTCGAAGATCGGCTGGTTCCCGTTCCCGACCGTGGCGGGTGGCCAGGGCGACCCGGCCGCCGTGCTCGGCGGCGGTGACGGCTACGCCTGCACCACTCGCGCGTCCAAGGCCTGCACGGCCTTCCTGCAGTACCTGGTCAGCGAGCCGGTGCAGACCGAGCTGTCCGCGAAGGGGACCGGCCTGCCCGTGAACGCCGTGGCCGCGAAGGCGCTGAAGACCGACGTGCTCCGGCAGGTCTACGACTACGGCACGAAGGCGCCGTACCTGCAGATGTACTTCGACCGGGCGTTCCCGACGGCGGTCGGTGCCGCGCTGAACGACGCGGTGGCCAACATGTTCGCCGGCCAGGGCACCCCCGAAGGGATCGTCACCGCCGTCAACCAGGCCGCGGCGGGCAACAAGTGA
- a CDS encoding carbohydrate ABC transporter permease codes for MTTATTPERTAARPSAPAVTARKHRPGLRKRLELMLLLGPSLLLFIGFVLVPIGIAAYYSFFNWNGFGPLDDFVGFKNYSDAFAGTVFQGAIVHNLIIAGLSIVVQLPLSIGLALLLNRKLRGRAVLRALVFAPYVLSEAITAVIWALMLQPSGFADQVLKSAGLGGLVHNWLADPGIVLYTMFAVITWKYIGFGIILLLAGLQGVPAELREAAALDGASAWQTTRHVVLPLLGPTIRIWIFLSVIGSLQLFDVVWIMTQGGPANASTTMATYLIDHGFKRYEFGFGSAVAVILFVICFVFALLYQRFALRRDTQGALTRMVG; via the coding sequence GTGACCACGGCGACGACCCCGGAGCGGACGGCGGCGCGGCCGTCCGCTCCGGCGGTCACCGCCCGCAAGCACCGGCCCGGCCTGCGCAAGCGGCTCGAGCTGATGCTGTTGCTCGGGCCGTCCCTGCTGCTGTTCATCGGGTTCGTCCTGGTGCCGATCGGGATCGCGGCGTACTACAGCTTCTTCAACTGGAACGGCTTCGGCCCGCTCGACGACTTCGTCGGGTTCAAGAACTACTCCGATGCCTTCGCGGGCACGGTGTTCCAGGGCGCCATCGTCCACAACCTGATCATCGCCGGCCTGTCCATCGTGGTGCAGCTGCCGCTGTCGATCGGCCTGGCGCTGCTGCTCAACCGGAAGCTGCGGGGACGCGCGGTGCTGCGCGCCCTGGTGTTCGCGCCGTACGTCCTCTCCGAGGCGATCACCGCGGTCATCTGGGCGCTCATGCTGCAGCCGAGCGGCTTCGCCGACCAGGTGCTCAAAAGCGCCGGGCTCGGCGGGCTGGTCCACAACTGGCTGGCCGACCCGGGCATCGTGCTCTACACGATGTTCGCGGTGATCACCTGGAAGTACATCGGGTTCGGCATCATCCTGCTGCTCGCCGGCCTGCAGGGCGTGCCCGCCGAGCTGCGCGAGGCCGCGGCGCTCGACGGCGCGTCGGCGTGGCAGACCACCCGGCACGTCGTGCTCCCGCTGCTCGGGCCGACCATCCGGATCTGGATTTTCCTCTCGGTGATCGGCTCGCTCCAGCTGTTCGACGTCGTCTGGATCATGACGCAGGGCGGCCCGGCGAACGCGTCGACGACGATGGCGACCTACCTGATCGACCACGGTTTCAAGCGCTACGAGTTCGGGTTCGGCTCCGCGGTGGCGGTCATCCTGTTCGTCATCTGCTTCGTGTTCGCCCTGCTGTACCAGCGGTTCGCGCTCCGCCGCGACACCCAGGGCGCGCTGACGAGGATGGTGGGCTGA
- a CDS encoding LacI family DNA-binding transcriptional regulator: MTTKSDELEPSESRVTIARIAAETGVSVPTVSKVLNGRPDVAESTRARVEAVIGKYGYRRRADERSRRSRLLELMFHELESTWALEIIRGVECVARENGMAVVLAESSGRHTPGQSWLESVLARRPVGIVSVCSDFTGGQLAKLRARDIPLVVVDPAGAPGPETPSIGATNWQGGLTATRHLIELGHRRIAMIGGPEGVLCSRARIDGYRTALETAGLAFDPALVRRGDFHVRAGYRELASLLTLPDRPTAVFAGSDLQALGVYEAARDAGLRIPDDLSVVGFDDLPIARWLTPELTTVRQPLQEMAAAGARLAISLARGVDPESHRLELATSLVVRHSTAAPAHRGYRVLTGGAR; this comes from the coding sequence ATGACAACGAAGTCTGACGAGCTCGAGCCGTCCGAGTCGCGGGTGACCATCGCCCGGATCGCCGCCGAGACCGGTGTCTCCGTCCCGACAGTTTCGAAAGTGCTGAACGGCCGACCCGACGTCGCCGAAAGCACCAGAGCCCGCGTCGAAGCCGTCATCGGGAAATACGGGTACCGGCGCCGTGCCGACGAACGATCCCGCCGTTCCCGGCTGCTGGAGCTGATGTTCCACGAACTCGAAAGCACGTGGGCCCTTGAAATCATCCGCGGGGTGGAGTGCGTGGCCCGCGAAAACGGAATGGCTGTCGTGCTGGCGGAATCGTCGGGCCGGCACACGCCCGGGCAGAGCTGGCTGGAGAGCGTCCTCGCCCGGCGGCCGGTCGGCATCGTCTCGGTCTGCTCGGACTTCACCGGCGGGCAGCTGGCGAAGCTCCGGGCCCGGGACATCCCGCTGGTCGTGGTCGACCCGGCGGGCGCGCCCGGCCCGGAGACGCCCTCGATCGGGGCCACGAACTGGCAGGGCGGGCTGACGGCCACCCGGCACCTGATCGAGCTGGGCCACCGCCGGATCGCGATGATCGGCGGACCGGAAGGGGTGCTGTGCAGCCGGGCCCGGATCGACGGCTACCGCACGGCACTGGAGACGGCCGGGCTGGCGTTCGACCCGGCCCTGGTGCGCCGCGGCGACTTCCACGTCCGCGCCGGCTATCGGGAACTGGCTTCACTGCTCACCCTCCCGGACCGGCCGACGGCGGTGTTCGCCGGCAGCGACCTGCAGGCACTCGGCGTGTACGAGGCGGCCCGCGACGCGGGACTCCGCATCCCGGACGACCTTTCGGTGGTGGGCTTCGACGACCTGCCGATCGCCCGCTGGCTGACCCCCGAGCTGACCACGGTCCGCCAGCCCCTGCAGGAGATGGCGGCGGCCGGCGCCCGGCTGGCGATTTCGCTGGCCCGCGGGGTGGATCCGGAGAGCCATCGCCTGGAGCTGGCGACCAGCCTGGTGGTCCGCCACAGCACGGCCGCCCCGGCGCACCGCGGTTACCGGGTGCTGACCGGCGGAGCGCGGTAG
- a CDS encoding acyl-CoA desaturase produces MTASVKARPAPKPVLSGKQTIPELITIRTFLLVPFLALAVAVPVFWGWGISWVDLAIGGAFFVVSTLGVTVGYHRYFTHGSFRAKRALRIALAIAGGLAAQGPVIGWVADHRRHHAFSDRDGDPHSPWLFGTSPVALVRGFWHAHMGWLFGRDKTNVDRFAPDLAADRDLRVVDRLFPLWVVLSLLLPPLLGGLITLSWWGALTAFLWAGLARISFQHHVTWSVNSICHMIGERPFASRDRSANFWPLAILSMGESWHNTHHADPTSARHGVLRGQLDVSARVIWVFEKLGWAWNVRWPTAKRLAALAR; encoded by the coding sequence ATGACCGCCTCCGTGAAGGCCCGTCCGGCGCCGAAACCCGTGCTCTCCGGCAAGCAGACCATCCCCGAGCTGATCACCATCCGCACGTTCCTGCTGGTGCCGTTCCTGGCACTGGCCGTCGCCGTCCCGGTGTTCTGGGGCTGGGGCATCAGCTGGGTCGACCTCGCGATCGGCGGCGCGTTCTTCGTGGTGTCGACGCTCGGGGTCACCGTCGGCTACCACCGCTACTTCACCCACGGCTCCTTCCGCGCGAAGCGGGCCCTGCGGATCGCGCTCGCCATCGCCGGCGGGCTCGCCGCGCAGGGCCCGGTGATCGGCTGGGTCGCCGACCACCGGCGGCACCACGCCTTCTCCGACCGCGACGGCGACCCGCACTCGCCGTGGCTGTTCGGCACCTCGCCGGTGGCGCTGGTCCGCGGCTTCTGGCACGCGCACATGGGCTGGCTCTTCGGCCGCGACAAGACCAACGTCGACCGGTTCGCCCCGGACCTGGCCGCCGACCGCGACCTGCGCGTCGTCGACCGGCTCTTCCCGCTGTGGGTGGTGCTGAGCCTGCTGCTCCCGCCGCTGCTCGGCGGCCTGATCACGCTGTCGTGGTGGGGCGCGCTGACCGCGTTCCTCTGGGCCGGGCTGGCCCGGATCTCCTTCCAGCACCACGTGACGTGGTCGGTGAACTCGATCTGCCACATGATCGGCGAACGCCCGTTCGCCAGCCGCGACCGCTCGGCGAACTTCTGGCCGCTGGCCATCCTGTCGATGGGCGAGTCCTGGCACAACACCCACCACGCGGACCCGACGTCGGCCCGCCACGGCGTGCTGCGCGGCCAGCTCGACGTCTCGGCCAGGGTGATCTGGGTGTTCGAGAAGCTGGGCTGGGCGTGGAACGTCCGCTGGCCGACGGCGAAGCGCCTCGCCGCGCTGGCCCGATAA